A region of Rhodamnia argentea isolate NSW1041297 chromosome 9, ASM2092103v1, whole genome shotgun sequence DNA encodes the following proteins:
- the LOC115737019 gene encoding metalloendoproteinase 1-MMP-like has protein sequence MPPMKNSSFVPSQALQRVQNEKLSARQTPRTQNPKAMHRSFNRLSSLAFLFLLLSRPGSTARVLPDPAPGLAARAENATWHGFARFLDAGKGAEVAGMSELKRYFNLFGYLSGPDSNFTDVFDGELQSALIAYQTRLGLPVTGQLDSSTMSAITTPRCGVSDATTSSSHALHTTRHYAYFYGRPRWARGAPATLTYAFSPSNMISYLSTAEVRAAFGRAFARWAAVIPMSFEEVEDYEAADVRIGFYRGDHGDGEPFDGVLGVLAHAFSPENGRFHLDAAETWAVDFEREKSRVAVDLETVATHEIGHVLGLAHSTVTEAVMYPSLSPRTRKVDLRMDDVDGVQALYGSNPNFKLSSFLESEKSSSSDHSVGLGTRLSEWTAPLPHLVPIVIVVVFFCLC, from the coding sequence ATGCCCCCAATGAAAAATTCTTCCTTCGTGCCGTCCCAAGCCCTTCAAAGAGTCCAAAACGAAAAGCTAAGCGCGAGACAAACACCACGTACCCAAAATCCAAAAGCCATGCATCGATCTTTCAATCGCCTCTCCTCCCtcgctttccttttccttctgctCTCTCGCCCTGGCTCTACCGCCAGGGTCCTCCCGGACCCCGCGCCCGGGTTAGCCGCGAGAGCCGAGAACGCCACGTGGCACGGCTTTGCCAGGTTCTTAGACGCCGGCAAGGGGGCCGAAGTCGCCGGCATGTCGGAGCTCAAGAGGTACTTCAACCTCTTCGGCTACCTCTCGGGCCCGGATTCCAACTTTACTGACGTCTTCGATGGGGAGCTCCAATCTGCCCTGATCGCATACCAGACGCGGCTTGGGCTACCAGTCACGGGCCAGCTCGACTCCAGCACCATGTCCGCGATCACGACGCCGAGGTGTGGCGTGAGCGacgccaccacctcctcctcccacGCGCTCCACACCACCCGCCACTACGCGTACTTCTACGGCAGGCCGAGGTGGGCCCGGGGAGCTCCCGCGACACTGACCTACGCGTTCTCACCCAGCAACATGATCAGCTACCTAAGCACGGCCGAGGTGAGGGCGGCTTTCGGGAGGGCCTTCGCGAGGTGGGCTGCGGTGATCCCCATGAGCTTCGAGGAGGTCGAGGACTACGAGGCGGCCGACGTCCGGATCGGCTTCTACCGTGGGGACCACGGCGACGGCGAGCCGTTCGACGGGGTGCTGGGGGTGCTGGCCCACGCGTTCTCCCCGGAGAACGGGAGGTTCCACCTGGACGCGGCGGAGACGTGGGCCGTGGACTTCGAGAGGGAGAAGTCGAGGGTGGCCGTGGACCTGGAAACGGTGGCGACGCATGAGATCGGGCACGTGCTCGGGCTGGCTCACTCCACGGTGACGGAGGCCGTGATGTACCCGAGCCTGAGCCCGAGGACGAGGAAGGTGGACCTCAGGATGGATGACGTGGACGGCGTGCAGGCCTTGTACGGGTCGAACCCGAATTTCAAGCTGAGCTCCTTCTTGGAATCTGAGAAATCCTCCTCCTCGGACCACTCCGTGGGCTTGGGTACGAGGTTGTCAGAGTGGACTGCTCCTTTGCCACATTTGGTGCCcatcgtcatcgtcgtcgtcttcttctgcTTGTGCTGA